The Vigna angularis cultivar LongXiaoDou No.4 chromosome 6, ASM1680809v1, whole genome shotgun sequence genome contains the following window.
attttaattgagaatacTTAACACATATATACTAAGTATCATTAATctatctaaaaataaatatcaggactggaattatatttaaaattttaagaaaaaacacataaaatattaaataaaaattaaaagaaaatttaagacatttaaaaatattaaaagaaattattacacttttttataaaaaaataaagaaaaaaaagtaaaagtagttaattttaaaaaataaaaatatatttaaatttagcaattttataatacattaaaatagtGTTGTATGGTATTTGTCCCGTGGCATATATAAGAGACATAACTTGGGTGTAAAATGATGCATCTGAATGGTCAGTTTTAAGCTTTTGTCTTGAGGAACCATCGCAGACATCTTTTATTAAATCCAGAAAACCAaacaaatatatgtttattcaCTGCTAATCCATGGTCGCCTATTGTATCTACCAAACTCACTGCAAATAAAAACCTGCACAAGGTTTTGCCTTTCCAGTCACTTTCCCACAATTGCTTAATGCAATCACTTAATTACTATATTATCATTCATTTCACAATTATTAATCACTGTTATTCTGCCTCTTATGCCATCTAAAAGCCATAtcctcaatatatatatatatatatatatatatggtagaTGAGAAAATGCAGGTTATGCAGTTCATAATTAGCACAGACAAAGATAATCTTCTCTCTGCAAACATCATCCTTAGCCTTCGATAACCGACTAATCGGTGAGTCTCAGTTCTCTTTTTTCCTGTTAATGTAGTCAATATTTTGttgtaatattttcaaaaatccttttattgactttaatacttatgttttagtttttttcaaTAGACTTTATTAAGTTTTActattatgtaaaatatattaggACTTTATCTTACACGTAACTTCAAAGTAGTAATTCTATAACGTATAAAactataactattttaatttaaaatactattatttGTCCTAATTATGTTAATTGTTGTTAACGATAAGGACTAAAAAGTGACGGTTAGAAAATGTAAGAAATTTAAACTTAGCAATCCAATTGAGATATgtttataagaaagaaaattatatttgattttttttttatttcacgtaataatatattagtaaggggaatttaaaaactgaaaaaaaaaacagtactAAATTGTAGGTAGTTAAATTTgactaaaaaagaaaataaataaggatGAATCGTGCTgacagaaaaaattataaaattagccTTACGTTTTAGAAAAATAGCAATTGATACCTGTCGTACAAATTATATTTCCCATAACAGTTTCAGAATTGAATAGAAGTATAAACAGAACTAGAGCTTAGGGTGTAAGTTATAGTGGCCAATGTTTGAGGCCCAGTTAAGATTATAATTGGCCCatctatgttttcttttcaaactTCAAAAAGAATCCAATCTCTATTCATCCGATTTGTTCACAGTTCAAATCATGTGTATAAACTAATTGGAAAATCTCAAACCACACGTTCATTTATATTACTGAATTATActcaaacttattttttaaaataacacaaGACTTTATGTAGAATTCAAAGATCTTTTTACTACTATTCGTAACCTTTCTCTTTACTCCTGCCACTACCACGATCACAACCACGACAACAAAAAGGAAACTCTTACAAAAAATTCTTTATCGATCAAGTCAACATTAGGTCAGagttttttagttaaatatcaattaatgtaaaagtgaataataaattaccattaatattctatttataatgttttacttGTTGGCCATGGGTTTAATTGGATGACCACGTCTTGTGTAATTCCTGAAATCTTGAGGCCTGCTGGCCCATTTACCAAGTAAATGAGTTTCATCTTTTGATTAAGTCTATTCATGCATTTTAGAAGATCGTAGGAGATGTCGGTATCCGGTATTTGGATTTTGGTATCCAGTCCATGATacctaatattttattatgctaaggctataaattttactttgaaGGACCAAAAGGTCTATAGCCTTGTACAATACATTAATCCTCAATCTTCTCATGACTGAAAGGTATGTAAAGAGTGCTTAGTGTTTCTCTTGTAATTGAAGCAAGATGTCGGTATCGATATTCACTAGTCCAAATGCTCGAGGTGTTTGCAAGCAAAGCTTTGCAaagaaattttgttatttttgatcTTATCCATATGAGTATAGTAGCCCCCGACCTCAAAGAGAATAGCAATGAAGATATTTTAATGATGAATCTCTAACCTTGAGGGAATGTGACTACTAGTTAAAAGGTGACACactaatacaaatttattttactcaCAAGTTACAACATTTTCATGAAGGGATGCAAGGTTCATGGGCTTGAATGAAATGGGTATATGGCCCATTAGGTTTGGAAGTTGAACTGTCATCATCTCGCTATAAATAGAGGAGGGTTAAGCATAAGTCATCACATAGTTACTTGGTTATACTTGTTGTGATTCATACTCGCCAAAGAAGTTTGCCTACGTTGAAGTGCAATGACCTTTTCCTTTTAGCAGGTATGACTAAATCCTTCAATGTTAGTAGTATCGATAGTCGGGTGTCGATCTCTCCAAATACCACATCATCCTTAAGTATGGGGATAAGTCCCGAACATTTCATAGAGACTTGGATTGACCCTCATAAGGAGCATGTCGAGACCTCTTCGAAAGCGAAAGAGGGGTATGACTAGGTTGATACTGAGGTGAAGACCCAATTATCGGACTACAgatgtgctcaaatactctAGAGATGGTCAAACAGtatttacattttcaatcaTGGAATGTCGAAAGATATAGTTTCCTTAAAGAGGGCTAGTGACATTGATTGTGTTTGTCATGGCAAGGAGAGTTATGAAGATGACTTCTTCTATGATTACACCAATATATTTACACAACTTCATGTCTGGATACCTTTTGACGAATTTACGATAGGTGTGCTCCGCCTTTTAAATGTTGCACCGACACAAGTACATCCTAATGGACGAGGATACATACAAGCCTTCAAGTTACTATGCAAGTGGTTGTACATAGACCCATCTCTTGAATGTTTTCTATACTTTTACTGTACCCATCCTCGAGAGCCGGCATCCTGGGTGTCGCTAATAAGAAAACCTAAGGCTCCACTATTCAGGTCATATTCAGACTCTTTTAGGAATTTTAAAAGGAGATTTTTTAGGATAATCATTAACAAAAGTGGTTAGTCCTACTTTTATAATGACAGTGGGAAGAGAAAGTTCCCTTTCTATTGGACCGACAATCCCTTAAAGTACCAGAATTGGTCTCGAGACCGTTTATCTACCAAAGACCGAAAGGTTATTGGGGTGTTAGAGAAATTGCCTCAATAGATGCCGGCAAGGCATCTAGTTAGAATTTAATTGTGCCACAAACCTATTTCTGAATTGAAGGGTAagcaaataaaatttgttatcttTGGGCACTTGTTGAACTGATATGAGCATGTTTTTGTGTTTTGCAGATTTCATGGCTCAACACACACCACAAGTTGGTTATGAAGACGACCTCTTCACTGAGCTCAGGATGCAAGTGGAGAAAATGGCTAAAGAAGTTGGGCGAACTGATGTCCCGAACTTGCAACAACCCGAGACCGATATCTATCATCCAGGATTCGACAAGAAGATACTAGAACTCGAGAGGGGCAGGGGTGTGGgtaaggaaagaaaaagactaCGAGCCACTATATTGGACGAGGGCAAAGATAAGGATGGAGTAGCAAGGCTCTCAACTGAATTTAGGGAAGGGGCCTTTGACATTAGTGAGTTGGAAGGTCCTTTAATTCGTATGCACAAGGGGGTCTCCATTGAGTTAGGTGGCCATGAGCGTAAGGTCATCAATGATTCTGACCCTGAAATCTTGTTTAGGGGTTTACTTGAATTTCAAACTCGAGCCTTGGTGCTGAGCCGTCGGGTGGTACACATGGCCCGAAAGGAGTTGAAGGGGGAAAGCAAAATGAAACTAGCTAGGGACTTGATTGTTGAGAGGAATGTTCGTGAAGAAGAGCATAGGTTTTGGGCTCATGAGAAAAAGAAACTCGAGAATGAGAAAAAGCTACTTGAGAAAGAGGTTCAACGTATGAAGTCATGGAAGGCCGGATGCTTAGAGGCTGAGAAAAAAGTTAGGAAGTTGAACGCTTTCTTAAAGGAATATGTCGAGGAGGTGACTAAGGATGATCTGCAACATTTATACAACTTTGTTTCTAATGCACATAGGAAGGGTTTTCAAAAGGGTATTCGCCAAGCAAACTTCCTCTATAAGGAAGTATCAACCACTGACTTTCGGTTCGACGTTAATAAGGACATCTTTGATGGTCGGATGCTTGACGACATCGAGATTTTCACCCTGGCGGGTCAAGAAGCTGAGAGAGTTGTTGTCGAGGAAGATAAGGAAGATGAGGAGAATGTTGAGGACAACTTGGTAGAGATGTGATGTCGAGCCCTTCTACAGTTGGGGAGGATGTTGAGGATAGCTTGGGTAAAGATGTGATGTCGAGCTCTTCTACCTAGGTTGATGTTACGGCCGTggaggaagaaaaggaagatgaaGTGGACCAATAATTACCTAGATTATGTAGATTTTGTTGGTTGTGTTTTTTAGTTGTGTGTGTTTGGATATGCCTTTTTATAATGTTTGGCCAAGTAGGCCTTTGTTCTTTGATGTGCTAAATTGGAAGATGAATACAACAACTCCTCCGACCATCTTCCTTGGTTGAGCCCAACATCTTCTATAGTtcttcaataataatttattggCAGCTTCGGCCTGTCCATTGCACTGAAGGTGTTCTATCGAACTAGTTATATGCCTGATATCTAGAACTTTACCAATTCTTTATCTATAAATTGTCGTCCGTTATCCGTGAATATAGTGTGAGGAATTCCATACCAACATATGATATTCTTCCAAACAAAGCATTGGACTTGCTGCATTGTTATGGTGACTAAGGGTTCGACCTCAATCCTGAGTAGTTAATAACTTGACTTAGTGTCTTAGTATCGATTAATGCacaaatgaataataaattacCATTAATGTTGTATTTATAACGTTTTACCTCCTTGACTATGAATTCAATTGGATGAGTTGTGCGGGTCCATTAACCCTAAAGTGCATTGATCCATTTATTAGATAAACAAACTTAAAGATTTAGGAAACTTGAATACCCAATATCCATGTTATGGTATCCATCCATGATACTGAgtattatattatgttaagGCTATAGACCTATTTAGTAGTGTTAttacaaattttctttaaaatcatatgataattttttttttctttcattaagaGATACGTATTTTATACTACTTTCATGACTCAACTTATTGATGAACACGTCTAGATggaatataaaatcatttttgaagtatttttttatcaagcatataatatttaaaaaaaaaactccaactttctaataaaatgtcataatattattttaatgttttgaaatattattcaattattgaTACCTTGTAAGTtatataaatacatttattttaccTATTATCTCCAACGAAATTCCATTGGTTATTTTTTAGCGTTTGCTCTGTATTTCACTGTTGCTTTTAGCACACAAGAATGATCTCATTATAAAGTTgtcattttcaaaactttaatatcaacccttttatatcaaattaaaaagaaaaattgaaagagCATAATCGAACACAATATTATAAACACCAGAGGATATTGAAGTTGGAGCTTGCAAGCTTTCATCAGCAGTCGAAACACGCATACAAAGCTACAAAATTGTTACAATAAGCTAAGCAAACTAAAGCTTGTTGAATCATAGAAGCATATTATAACAATTTCGGAAAAACAGCAcgattaaagaaaatataaatgcTTCATGTGATTTGATCTGTTCCATTGTTAGAGTGGGAAAAACGCCTGTGAACTTGGAACGTAGCATCAATATTCCGATAAGCTGGTGATCAGTCTTTAATTAAAACTGTGATGGAAGCATGCAGACAAGATTAAGATTAAACTAATGTTAACCTCAACAGGTGTCTGAATCAGACACCAGAATGCAGTGTTTTATTCGTAATCTTCATACGCTGTCTGCATCAGTGTCTCAAAATCAATGCCATTAGAATCCTAAAAACAAAGCCCTGTGAACAAAACAATCTCCAAACTTTTTAATCAACCCTCTTTCCATTAGCCCGTGACACAAACTACAAACACCACCCCGTGAATTCTCACCTAACACGTGTCACCTCTTCCTTTCTCCTCATCATATATTGTTTCCTCAAACCAAGTGAGCGAAGAAAAAAGAGCACACACACATGCATAAACTCTTGGATTTCTGCAGAATCTGGTTGTATTGTAGCTGCATGTGACTATATAACATTGTGCTGGAACTGTGATATGATGATACATAGGAAGAAAAAGGATATTTGATACTATTTAcaggaataaaataattttaatataaacaaattgtgGTGACAGAGGACCCACGTTCTGAGCAAACCAACCAGTATCTCGGCGAGTGAGGCGCGTGTATGAACCCCTGCCACATGGCATAGCAGAGAGCCACAAACCATGCTGTCACCACACAGCACCATAAAAAAGTGCACCCTAGAATCTCTCTAGTCACAAACTTTTTCTCTGTTGAAATTGCGATGGTTTATTTGCTTTTGAACTCTCTCATCTTCTGATTGTACACACGTGACAGGTTAAGACAAACATGAATCCATGCACATTTATTTTCACTTCGCTAGTCTCTTCTATAAAACCCCACTCCTACACATATTTTATACAGCAACTCATACTTTCTTACACTCACATACTTACAATACAGCTTCATGTTTGCTACGGCAAAGAGATAAAGagcagaagaaaaaaattgcaCCAGGTGAATCACAAAGTCTAGTTGATTTTCCAATGTTGCTTTATTTGGTTAAATGGGCACGTAAGAGATATGAAAACATTGgataattttggttttttttatgAGTCATTTTCTCTGTACTAACTTTTTATCTCTTCGTGTGTCTGTTTAACtatctttgttttgtttttctttttttgcattAAATCATAAGGGGTTTGGTTCCACCCGTGAATACGTTAATTCTGTTGTCGTGTACCAAAAATTGTCCTTCTTGCTAATTCATAGCCACAATGAGCTAACCACATTCCCACGTCTACTCTTCTTTGTGTTCCTCTTAGGCCCCTATagctccttttctttttcttttacatttttttatcatactaTTTTGTGTCACGTTTGAtttaaagagaagaaaaaaatggaataCACACCTTGTTTGGTTTTTAATGATGAGAAAGTAAATTGCTGTCATATCTTTAAAATAGACAGATAAAGTTAGAAGAGTACTGCTAACAATATTCTCTCAATAAATATTCTACTGTAGTtaagatttattaaaaactataactaaaggagataaaattattaaactatagATAATTTAATCCAATCACTGTAATTTCTGAGTTATCAACTTTAATCATATCTGATTATTGTAATTCCCTGTCTGTTATATCTGAATTGccttaataaagtaaaaagaatgCACCAAGGATGATAGAATAAAGCATTTTGATCAGGGTTATTAGTTGATCAATCTAGCAACCAAGAAAAAGTTTCTTATTCATTTCATggaaagataaattttgttgaacTCAAACTACAAATGTAGCTGTCATTGATAATGTaagttcatttattttttgtgcCTTCCTATTCGGCTCTGTATGTTCACGATTCCCACTGTGGTTAGCTTTGTTCTTTTTTGCTATCTGCTGCTCTGTTAATCAGAGATCTGATTCTAACTTACAGCAATAATTCACGTGCTGTATCTCATAcaattgttatttttcaatAGCTACATGTCTGTTTGGCCACCTCCAAGGCAAAACCAAAGATGAAATATGTCACACAATCACCAATTTTCATCTTCacaaatattttgataattttcttGAACAGTATTATTACCTTCTGTTTCTTCTTTATTCTAATTTAACGTGCGTTCAGCCTACACTTAAATTCCTTTCCTTTTCCTAGAGGGTCATATATATTTGTTCTAGTTTATTACCAGAAAACAACTTGCTTTTCTTGTGTTTTAACCCAAGCAGTCAGCAATAATCGAAGACACGTTAAACTTACAGGCATTGTTAATCAGTTGACTCAACAAAGCTCAAAAATGCCATGGAACTTGATGCAGAGTTCTGTTGTTTTCCGTGTATTACACCTAATTCGGTTTTATTTCTCTGAGCTTAATCAGGGAAAATACGGATGAACAGAtaaggaataaaaaaagaagaaaaagtaatagAAGTTTGGTCAGTGATGGCACAATTTTCTAGAAAACTTGAGCCTCAAAAGTTCTGAGCATACACTTTTTAAAATTGAGCAGAGTACAGTTTCTGAAAACAAattcagaaaataaaactaGTGGTTCAAGAAGCAAGAGGAGAGCGAAGGTATAATGTCACGGACCACAACACAATGAACAGATACGATTAAAATAAGAGGATGGTCACGAAATGAGGTTGTAGAACAATGACACCGTGGCACGGTTACTTCACAACATTGACCTCCAAAGCCTCTAAAATCGTCCAACTGTTTCCTTGAGAATCAGCCAGGATTCTACACGTGTCCACCTCATGCTTTTGAATTTATTCATGAACTATATCTTGtatgttttgaatataaataaccAACTTAGCTTCAGGATACTTCTTACTATAGGCCAATCTGCTTCCATCTCTTTACAAGTTAGTTTAATCTCCTCCATTTATACTTGTTGCTGTATCATTTCTGAAGCTGGACTCTTGCATTCTCTTATCCACAGGTTTCAATCATCTTCAGGAGCTTTCACATTGGTGAAGTGACATTGTTAGTTTAGTGTCAAAACTCATAGAATTGAAACCTGCAATGAGTCTGATTCGATGGTCTTTTATCCTATGGATTACCATGATTCTTTTTATCCATAATTGGGATAATGTGGAAGGAAGGTACCACTATCACAAAGGGCAGAAGAAAAGTCCCCCTACACCAGAGGAACCTCCTTCACCTTCACCTCCTTCCATTTCCCCTGCTGTTCCCTCTGATCCTTATCCCAGTGATCCTGGGGATTCCCCTTCAAACTGCATTTTCGATGTAAGATCCTTTGGGGCAGTTGGAGACGGTTCAGCTGATGACACACAGTCATTCGTGGCAGCATGGAAAGCAGCCTGTGCAGTAGAGTCAGGGGTTGTTCTTGTTCCAGAAAATTACTGTTTCAAGATAACTTCAACTATCTTTACAGGTCCATGCAAGCCTGGACTGGTATTTCAAGTAAGAATGCTTGTTGAATTTCCTAGttcttcattctttcttttatgttataTAACATGTTTTGTCAGAAtgttgaatttcatttgtaGTTCTCTTTTGTTCCTCTAATGTAGGTTACTAACAAGGTTCTAATGTAAACAGGTGGATGGTACCCTCATGGCACCTGATGGACCAGAATCTTGGCCTAAGGAAGATAGCCACAGTCAATGGCTTGTGTTCTATCGACTTGATCAAATGACTCTTACTGGGAAAGGAACCATAGAAGGCAATGGGGAGCAGTGGTGGGATCTTCCTTGCAAACCTCACCGGGTAATCATTGGATCAGAATCATATAATAACAGTCACACCATTCTATTATTTGTTGTATACTTATTTAATGTTGAAAGAACTCAAACTAAACGGTAAAAAAAATTGGCATTTCAGGGTCCCGATGGAAAAACTGTATCAGGACCATGTGATAGCCCTACAGTGAGTGCACTACTCTGTTTCTACTTATTTTTTCCAACCCACATGAACTGTCCTAAAGTGTTTCTCTTCTCAAATGTAGATGATACGGTTCTTCATGAGCTCCAATTTGGTGCTGAGTGGGGTAAAGATTCAAAACAGTCCTATGTTCCACGTGAAATTCGATGGTTGCCAAGGAGTACTGATAGACAAGCTGTCAATTTCTTCTCCTAAACTCAGTCCAAATACTGACGGAATCCACTTAGGAAACACAAAGGGTGTTGGGATATATAACTCCATGATAAGCAATGGTAAATACCAAAGAACAATGACTCATTTCTCAATATAGAACTTTTGTTCTGTTTATATTCATGCCAGAAAAGTTGTTTAGAATAATGTGATTTTTGAACAGGTGACGATTGCATCTCGATTGGACCCGGGTGCTCAGACGTGGACATAGAGGGTGTCACTTGTGCTCCCACCCATGGTATTAGGTACATGTTACATAATCAATCTTAATTTGAAGTTATATTGTGTTGCTAATTATGTTAACTTCTCATTAATGATGACTGATATACGAATATCATAAACAAATGAACCCCATTGGCATTGGCGCTTGCTAATTAGTATGATATACTATCTGTGTTTTGTTAACTGATTCTAGAACCATTTCTAAAAGCAAAACGAGTGAAAAGTGACTTCAACCAACTGCATGAGTATAGCGACTTTACAAGTTGTACCCCAAGATTCCAACTAATCTATCTTccacaaaagaataaaaagttcCACCTTTCAAATGATCCTCACCAATTCACCAAAAAGTTAGGGTCACAGGAGTTATTTGTTTACCTTCTTATTTTAGTGATCTTTCTAGGTGTATTACTTTAACAGTTGGAACAGTTCATACAGccaataattaataataccaCAGTTTCTATTCTTCATTTCTGGCCCCTCATGATTCCAGAGCAGCATCTTCTACTCTGTTGCTTTAATTAGACATTTCCATAATGTTAGTTTCAGCATTTTACACCAAATGCTTAACATTGGTCATTTTTTCCACAGCATTGGAAGCCTGGGAGTGCACAATTCGCAGGCATGTGTCTCAAACTTGACTGTTCGCAACACCGTCATAAAGGAATCAGACAATGGCCTGAGGATCAAGACATGGCAAGGTGGAACGGGGTCAGTGAGTGGCCTAAGATTTGAAAACATCCAAATGGAGAATGTGAGAAACTGCATCATCATTGACCAGTACTACTGCTTGTCGAAGGAGTGTCTGAACCAAACTTCAGCAGTGCATGTAAACAATGTGATATACAGGAACATAAAGGGTACTTATGATGTGAGAACTCCGCCTATACACTTTGCTTGCAGTGACAGTGTGGCATGCACCAACATAACACTCTCTGAGATAGAGCTTTTGCCATACGAAGGGGTATTACTAGATGACCCTTTTTGCTGGAATGCTTATGGAACTCAAGAGACCATGACTATACCTCCACTTGATTGCTTAAGAGAAGGTGAACCTGATACAGTCGTGGAGCTCTCTGCCTACGAATGTAGTGCTTAACGTGTCACATTGAATTATGGTTGCCGTGGGAAGTATATCATATATGACATTGTATGCATATAGAGCAGAGAGAGATTGTGATTGTGGTGTTGTATTTGTTACTTAGGATTCGTCCCTATTTGGGGTTTCCCCTTGTGTGTGATGAGTAATAGAATTTAGTCTCCTTTTTGGGACCTACATTGTAATAGTTTGATTGGccatttacatatataatatatgataggTTTTAACTATCAGCTTTAGATTCATTTCAAGagtttaaattaagaaatgcagTTCATATCCGAGTCTCCAAGTGCACATTGCACTTCAAGTTGCACATTCGTACCCGTGGAACTAATTAAAAGTAGTTTCAAGAAGATATGTCTTGTGAGTAAAAGGTGATAGAAAAGTTTCTatctttatttgatattttgaattatataatataaaaataaaaaataacttttatattaaatactattgtataatttataagttttttggATTGTCCAATccaaattgtaaaattttaaagttattttctttttcagattacataattgaaaaaaaggttaaatagaaattttaatattaaaaggtgtcggatgaaaatataaaattacagaaaGAATTTACCTGATTTTTGAgtcattataattaatttttttaatatatcgaTTCAAGAATCACTCGACTCGTTCTACGGCCGATTCTTCCCGCACCTCCCTCCATGTATCCCTACAcctcaaattaaataattccAATTTTACCCATTTTAGATTGCAGAattcaaaaatcattttttatttccgAATTATGCAATCTTgaagtcattttttttcttaaaaacagACTTCTGGATTTACTGTTCGAAAGCCTAAATAgcttttggattatgtaatcTGAGTCAAAAGTTTACAATCCAAATTTTGTTCTTAACCATTTTCGGCTTTGAGACAAAAagtcatttatttaatttttggatTATACAATCGATAAAGGGAAAAATAGGAAGTTTCTTGGGCAATGTAATAGAAATCGGCCCAATAGTGCAATCTTACTCTTGGGCTTTTTAGACCACTAAATCACGATTCACTCTTCTCCGTTTCTAGTACCGTAAAACGCAGAGTCGTTTAGTTTCGCACGGATCGCGAATTCACGTTTTGTGCTCCTTTGCTTTGCTCGTAAACATACCTCGAGAACTCTGAACCAGAACTAGTGTTAATCGGTATTAGACAAGCGCCCACTACCTAATTTGTTGGTTAACTAATGTTCTCTTTTCTGCCTGCTAACTGTTCGATGAATTGCCTCTGTGTTTTTGTTTCGCAGACTCTATACCATGCCGTCCCTTCAAACTGCTCTGCCTCCTGAGCTCGCCAACAATACTCTTAGGGTCAGTCACACACCAAACCTTCTGTCTTCAATTCAATCAAACTCCTACCTCTACTTCGCTTCCATTAGTCTGAAAAACATAATTAGTGTTTTGC
Protein-coding sequences here:
- the LOC128197416 gene encoding uncharacterized protein LOC128197416; translation: MAQHTPQVGYEDDLFTELRMQVEKMAKEVGRTDVPNLQQPETDIYHPGFDKKILELERGRGVGKERKRLRATILDEGKDKDGVARLSTEFREGAFDISELEGPLIRMHKGVSIELGGHERKVINDSDPEILFRGLLEFQTRALVLSRRVVHMARKELKGESKMKLARDLIVERNVREEEHRFWAHEKKKLENEKKLLEKEVQRMKSWKAGCLEAEKKVRKLNAFLKEYVEEVTKDDLQHLYNFVSNAHRKGFQKGIRQANFLYKEVSTTDFRFDVNKDIFDGRMLDDIEIFTLAGQEAERVVVEEDKEDEENVEDNLVEM
- the LOC108341923 gene encoding polygalacturonase At1g48100 is translated as MSLIRWSFILWITMILFIHNWDNVEGRYHYHKGQKKSPPTPEEPPSPSPPSISPAVPSDPYPSDPGDSPSNCIFDVRSFGAVGDGSADDTQSFVAAWKAACAVESGVVLVPENYCFKITSTIFTGPCKPGLVFQVDGTLMAPDGPESWPKEDSHSQWLVFYRLDQMTLTGKGTIEGNGEQWWDLPCKPHRGPDGKTVSGPCDSPTMIRFFMSSNLVLSGVKIQNSPMFHVKFDGCQGVLIDKLSISSPKLSPNTDGIHLGNTKGVGIYNSMISNGDDCISIGPGCSDVDIEGVTCAPTHGISIGSLGVHNSQACVSNLTVRNTVIKESDNGLRIKTWQGGTGSVSGLRFENIQMENVRNCIIIDQYYCLSKECLNQTSAVHVNNVIYRNIKGTYDVRTPPIHFACSDSVACTNITLSEIELLPYEGVLLDDPFCWNAYGTQETMTIPPLDCLREGEPDTVVELSAYECSA